From the genome of Blastocatellia bacterium, one region includes:
- a CDS encoding RelA/SpoT domain-containing protein: MPDIKITKAEARLIESLVQHYKSNLTIFETLMKQLQVLIPANTDLSKNVHSFKWRTKDPLHLKDKLTRKMKEYKQRGADFDINKENLYTKINDLVGVRILHLYTSQIKDINEALLRLLEAEHTFNLIEGPSARTWDDESRALFETLGIASIASPSMYTSVHYIFEKLSLTKVTFEIQVRTLMEEVWGEVNHTINYPHHVNSVACREQIKVLARVTSSCTRLVDSIFTTFKDFSSTTPAQVSNRRRNTSRPKPTSKKQSKKR; encoded by the coding sequence ATGCCAGACATTAAAATAACAAAGGCTGAAGCACGATTGATTGAATCGTTAGTTCAGCATTACAAGTCAAATTTAACTATATTCGAAACCCTCATGAAACAATTGCAGGTTTTGATTCCGGCGAATACTGATCTGTCTAAAAATGTACATTCTTTTAAATGGCGGACAAAAGACCCATTACATCTTAAAGATAAACTCACCAGAAAGATGAAGGAATATAAGCAGCGAGGGGCCGATTTTGATATCAACAAAGAAAACCTTTATACAAAGATTAATGATTTGGTTGGAGTCAGGATTCTACATCTTTATACTAGCCAGATTAAGGATATTAATGAAGCACTTCTCAGACTTCTTGAAGCAGAGCATACGTTCAATCTGATAGAGGGACCAAGTGCTAGGACGTGGGATGATGAATCGCGAGCTCTTTTCGAGACATTAGGGATTGCCTCAATTGCCAGCCCCTCAATGTATACGAGCGTACACTATATTTTTGAAAAACTTAGCTTAACCAAGGTCACATTTGAGATACAAGTTCGCACACTTATGGAGGAAGTATGGGGGGAAGTGAATCATACAATCAATTATCCTCATCATGTAAATAGCGTTGCCTGTAGAGAGCAAATAAAAGTTCTTGCACGGGTGACATCAAGTTGTACGAGGCTTGTTGACTCCATTTTTACTACGTTCAAAGATTTCAGCTCAACTACACCAGCGCAAGTAAGCAATCGTCGCCGCAATACATCTCGTCCAAAACCTACATCAAAGAAGCAATCAAAGAAGCGGTAG
- a CDS encoding ParA family protein encodes MKLPRLQWLQLNRGVKAESNLKRKLKKVKKLAPESEAKRNRSQRLAIYNHKGGVGKTTLTVNIAAALGFLGKKVLLVDTDPQCNLTSYLIEASVVDDLLDNSSGPSGKTIWSALRPISEGTGTLQAIEPIELSIGNVFLLPGDILLSEFERDLNQFWSECFEGRIKGFRGITALSLLVNSVASKHNIDYVFYDLGPNIGPLNRAVLLDCDFFIVPAACDLFSIRALKTLGRTLSMWIRNWKTISELAPADIYLLPGRPRFLGYIPQRFRVYRGQVTQGQSSYLSRIEKSINSEIVTVLRRVDTALASSSMTENRIGQIKDFGSLAAESQTQGVPIENVNAGTADQRAEASKAFRDIARRIISRTTKK; translated from the coding sequence GTGAAGCTGCCAAGGCTGCAATGGCTGCAGCTAAACCGCGGCGTAAAAGCAGAAAGCAATCTCAAAAGAAAGCTGAAGAAAGTTAAAAAATTGGCACCTGAAAGCGAAGCAAAAAGGAATCGGTCACAACGTCTCGCAATATATAACCATAAGGGTGGCGTTGGCAAAACGACACTTACTGTGAATATTGCAGCCGCCCTTGGATTTCTTGGCAAAAAAGTTTTACTGGTTGATACGGACCCCCAATGCAACCTTACCTCATACTTGATTGAAGCTTCCGTTGTGGATGACCTCCTTGATAATTCGAGCGGTCCAAGTGGCAAGACTATTTGGTCGGCACTGAGGCCAATTTCTGAAGGCACGGGTACTCTACAAGCTATTGAACCGATTGAGTTGAGCATAGGCAATGTTTTCCTTCTACCGGGTGATATTCTACTTTCAGAATTTGAGCGTGACCTAAATCAATTCTGGAGCGAATGTTTTGAAGGCAGAATCAAAGGCTTTAGAGGTATAACGGCTTTAAGCCTACTCGTGAACTCGGTTGCTTCAAAACATAATATTGATTATGTTTTTTACGATTTAGGTCCTAACATTGGCCCTCTGAATAGGGCAGTATTGCTGGACTGTGATTTTTTCATTGTCCCTGCTGCCTGTGACTTATTCTCTATTCGTGCTCTTAAAACGCTTGGGCGAACACTATCAATGTGGATACGGAATTGGAAAACCATTTCCGAGCTAGCACCTGCCGATATATATCTACTCCCTGGAAGGCCTCGTTTCCTTGGGTATATCCCGCAAAGATTTCGTGTCTATAGGGGCCAAGTTACGCAAGGACAATCAAGTTATCTCTCAAGAATTGAAAAAAGCATTAATAGTGAAATCGTTACTGTCTTACGGCGAGTAGATACTGCACTTGCTTCAAGCTCAATGACAGAAAACAGGATTGGTCAAATTAAAGATTTTGGGAGCTTGGCAGCGGAGTCTCAAACACAGGGAGTTCCCATCGAAAATGTTAATGCAGGAACAGCAGACCAGCGAGCAGAAGCAAGTAAAGCTTTTAGGGATATAGCTAGACGGATTATTTCCCGAACAACGAAAAAGTGA
- a CDS encoding fatty acid desaturase, whose protein sequence is MDRLLNNAYAPALTHISLVVLTAWLFGLLLTVPFWVAFIPSVMIGHRIGILLHEYFHGIPFRRYRHNLAVLSLFEGLMLMFGLLELVRGSHLAHHRWLNSELDPARGTFESAGSKRWPDLLLAHPAVQSLIYFIDAVRGKKPYVRGARILTGAALSVAVICLWRQFGHPEMIWKTLAISGFTSLVPVTIRGAIEHHSYLGDPNFANEYKVWLPMFNINRHIHHHLEPTRPWYLLDFKTGRPLPEGHYLTHWVRVYVSRDFVLMQPMGGAAPGRKTRTPRRKLDNPGAGKEERQAAEDRPIF, encoded by the coding sequence TTGGACCGACTGTTGAACAATGCTTACGCACCGGCTCTCACTCATATCAGTCTTGTCGTCTTGACGGCATGGCTGTTTGGGTTATTGTTGACGGTGCCATTCTGGGTGGCCTTCATTCCGTCTGTCATGATCGGGCACCGGATCGGAATTCTTCTGCACGAGTATTTTCATGGCATTCCTTTTCGCCGGTACCGCCACAATCTTGCCGTCCTCAGCCTCTTTGAAGGGCTGATGTTGATGTTTGGGCTGCTGGAGCTTGTTCGCGGGTCTCACCTGGCTCATCATCGCTGGTTAAACAGCGAATTGGATCCTGCCCGCGGAACGTTTGAAAGCGCTGGGTCAAAGAGATGGCCCGACCTGTTGCTGGCACACCCGGCTGTGCAGAGTTTGATTTATTTTATCGATGCGGTGCGCGGAAAAAAGCCCTACGTTCGGGGCGCACGCATCCTCACCGGAGCGGCGCTTTCGGTTGCGGTGATTTGTCTCTGGCGGCAGTTCGGCCATCCGGAAATGATCTGGAAGACACTTGCCATCAGCGGCTTTACTTCTCTCGTGCCGGTCACCATCCGCGGCGCTATTGAGCACCATAGCTACCTCGGCGATCCCAACTTCGCCAACGAGTACAAAGTTTGGCTCCCGATGTTTAACATCAACCGCCACATTCATCATCATCTTGAACCCACCCGCCCATGGTATTTGCTGGACTTCAAGACAGGGCGGCCATTGCCTGAGGGACATTATCTCACCCATTGGGTTCGAGTGTATGTTAGTCGCGATTTCGTTCTGATGCAGCCAATGGGCGGGGCTGCCCCTGGAAGAAAGACAAGAACACCTCGCCGCAAGCTAGACAACCCAGGCGCAGGGAAAGAAGAGCGGCAAGCGGCGGAGGATCGTCCCATCTTCTAA
- a CDS encoding phosphatase PAP2 family protein has protein sequence MRLRPLEFVHVMATACLGVATIAAGVTGWLIEWGVPALCFASLLLVVALMIWLAKRELHLSKGMRLVLNFYPVLTIVVVFEALGSLLPAFKWYDGDEPLILADRALFGQDPTVWLERFVRPALTDLLYLAYASYHLLPVMLGIVLWKKDEAIFKQFVFSMTLAFFVNYAGYFLVPAQGPRFALAHRQSVTLEVTPVSQAVKKTMDLLEHPKLDAFPSAHVMGVVFCLIFSFVRQRRFFYAVLPLGILIIISTIYCRYHYVVDVIGGALLASILFPVSERLYRRLNAWRGVNGRAETPRPDLDLQAH, from the coding sequence ATGCGATTAAGACCTCTTGAGTTTGTGCACGTCATGGCGACGGCGTGTCTCGGCGTCGCCACGATTGCGGCTGGCGTGACCGGCTGGTTAATCGAATGGGGCGTGCCCGCCCTCTGCTTTGCGTCATTACTTCTGGTGGTCGCTTTGATGATCTGGCTGGCGAAGCGCGAGTTACATTTATCCAAAGGGATGAGGCTCGTGCTGAATTTCTATCCTGTCCTCACCATCGTCGTGGTATTCGAAGCATTAGGCAGCTTGTTGCCGGCCTTCAAATGGTATGACGGGGACGAACCGCTCATTCTTGCTGACCGGGCCCTGTTCGGCCAGGATCCGACGGTCTGGCTTGAGCGTTTCGTAAGGCCGGCTCTAACCGACCTGCTCTACCTGGCTTATGCCAGCTATCACCTCCTGCCGGTGATGCTGGGAATAGTGCTTTGGAAAAAAGACGAAGCCATTTTCAAGCAGTTCGTTTTTTCTATGACGCTAGCCTTCTTCGTCAATTACGCGGGTTACTTTCTCGTCCCCGCCCAAGGCCCTCGGTTCGCGCTGGCTCATCGGCAAAGCGTGACCCTTGAGGTGACTCCGGTTTCACAGGCGGTGAAAAAGACAATGGACCTGTTGGAACATCCTAAATTGGATGCTTTCCCTTCCGCTCATGTTATGGGGGTTGTTTTCTGTCTCATCTTCAGCTTCGTGCGTCAGCGGCGTTTTTTTTACGCCGTCCTGCCGCTGGGAATACTTATCATAATCTCCACGATTTATTGCCGATATCATTACGTGGTAGATGTCATCGGCGGCGCACTCCTCGCCTCAATACTTTTTCCAGTATCTGAAAGACTCTACCGCCGGCTCAATGCGTGGCGAGGCGTCAATGGAAGAGCGGAGACACCGAGACCTGATTTGGACTTGCAAGCCCACTGA
- a CDS encoding CPBP family intramembrane glutamic endopeptidase: MGNNWWAEFRRLLKDQKRSFIVLLSSVLFMILFCYGGDPKHFDGHFHLQERQLDGGMKVYRLGDSPSDPTPYDMYRIFYMFGSAFLCFFVLPLLVVVLVLKESPRNYGLRLPKDYRDLVFALICQTVIAALFYFVYCRDPAQRLIFPYSKYLIETKSVSLFVLYSACYSSYYVGWEFFFRGFMQLGTEAQAGAPVSIMLQVIPSAIIHLGNPISMPKTVEETFSAVIMGIIWGVMVWRTRSVLLPFLMHYGVGIMFDGFITFGPAT; the protein is encoded by the coding sequence ATGGGAAACAACTGGTGGGCTGAGTTCCGTCGGCTGCTGAAGGATCAGAAGAGGTCGTTCATTGTGCTTCTTAGTTCGGTGCTGTTCATGATCCTGTTTTGTTACGGTGGCGACCCGAAACATTTCGACGGCCATTTCCATTTACAGGAAAGGCAACTGGATGGGGGGATGAAAGTATACCGCCTCGGGGACTCTCCCTCCGACCCGACTCCCTATGACATGTACCGCATATTCTACATGTTCGGCTCGGCGTTTCTCTGCTTTTTCGTGCTGCCTTTGCTCGTCGTGGTCTTGGTCCTCAAAGAGTCTCCCCGCAACTATGGCCTACGATTGCCAAAAGACTACCGGGACCTGGTCTTCGCCTTGATTTGTCAGACTGTGATCGCGGCGTTGTTCTACTTCGTTTATTGCCGAGACCCAGCGCAGCGCCTGATCTTCCCATATTCCAAATACCTTATTGAAACCAAGAGCGTAAGCCTCTTCGTCTTATACTCCGCCTGCTATTCCTCTTACTACGTCGGGTGGGAATTCTTCTTCCGCGGCTTCATGCAACTCGGCACGGAAGCACAGGCCGGCGCGCCTGTCTCCATCATGTTACAGGTGATTCCGTCGGCGATCATTCACCTGGGAAACCCAATAAGCATGCCTAAGACCGTCGAGGAGACGTTCTCGGCTGTCATCATGGGGATCATTTGGGGAGTGATGGTGTGGCGGACCCGTTCCGTTCTTCTCCCATTCTTGATGCATTACGGTGTTGGCATAATGTTCGACGGGTTTATAACGTTTGGCCCTGCAACATGA
- a CDS encoding GNAT family N-acetyltransferase, translated as MTSTKARYGDAIQASPPPAEYKYEMYDSVGAVNTEHWNSASCHTTSLFMNLGFIAAVEQSMSSHAAFRHVILYDEQSRPVGCASFCIYRVDLTTLAGRVIKALAGGIRRVFPSFGYVTMLFCGLPVSIGQNSVALIRECDPGRAVETLDGIMGKLAKQEGIRFSVFKEFSAEECNMMDRLLPHGYWRFETPRMHFFPPRFRSFERYTDALKSHYRYDIKRSKRKLAESGFTITRLRDGEQIAKVYTSELHRLYENVVSKAENKLEVLPKDFFREVAKRFSGAVSLTLISSDDRTLAFNYSLSAGDSYWFLFCGIDYRFNRQADLYFNLMYQDLENGFHEGVSSVQVGQASEHFKARLGCESVPLFFYIKTDGVLRMLIRWGSFILFPPRPPVVRFDVFKAQRRP; from the coding sequence GTGACGAGCACCAAAGCAAGGTATGGGGATGCTATTCAAGCCTCACCTCCACCCGCGGAATACAAGTACGAAATGTATGACTCGGTCGGCGCGGTGAATACCGAGCACTGGAACTCCGCCTCATGTCATACAACAAGCCTCTTCATGAACCTGGGTTTCATTGCGGCGGTCGAACAGAGTATGTCTTCACATGCAGCCTTCCGGCACGTCATCCTCTATGATGAACAAAGCCGGCCCGTGGGATGCGCCAGCTTCTGCATTTACCGGGTGGACCTTACCACCTTGGCAGGACGAGTGATAAAGGCACTGGCCGGGGGGATCCGCCGCGTCTTTCCTTCTTTTGGTTACGTGACGATGCTATTCTGCGGGCTTCCTGTCTCCATCGGTCAGAACTCCGTGGCGCTCATCAGAGAATGCGACCCCGGCCGGGCGGTGGAAACTCTCGACGGCATTATGGGAAAGCTGGCCAAGCAAGAGGGCATTCGGTTCAGCGTGTTTAAGGAGTTCAGCGCCGAGGAGTGTAACATGATGGACAGACTGCTCCCGCATGGGTATTGGCGGTTTGAAACACCGCGCATGCATTTCTTCCCCCCCCGATTCCGGAGTTTCGAACGATACACCGACGCGCTCAAATCTCACTATAGATATGATATCAAGCGTTCGAAGCGTAAACTCGCCGAGTCTGGTTTTACAATAACGCGCCTTCGAGACGGAGAGCAGATAGCCAAAGTGTATACGAGCGAACTCCACCGCCTCTACGAGAACGTCGTATCGAAAGCGGAAAACAAGCTCGAAGTATTGCCGAAGGACTTCTTTCGCGAGGTCGCCAAGCGATTTAGCGGCGCAGTCTCTCTGACTCTGATTAGTAGCGATGACCGGACCCTGGCGTTTAATTATTCTCTTTCTGCCGGAGACTCATACTGGTTCTTATTCTGTGGCATTGACTACCGGTTTAACCGGCAGGCAGACCTCTATTTCAACTTGATGTATCAGGACTTGGAGAATGGATTTCACGAGGGGGTCAGCTCAGTCCAGGTGGGGCAGGCCTCCGAGCACTTCAAAGCCCGCCTGGGGTGTGAATCCGTGCCGCTGTTCTTCTATATAAAAACAGACGGCGTCCTGCGCATGTTAATCAGGTGGGGCAGTTTCATCTTATTTCCACCGCGCCCGCCTGTCGTGAGATTTGACGTCTTCAAAGCTCAACGACGGCCGTGA
- a CDS encoding aminotransferase class III-fold pyridoxal phosphate-dependent enzyme gives MNPYGHHCRPLLVQLLEGLGLDASYERSKGDYLWRREGEHLTRVLDLVGGYGVNLFGHLHPEIVTYAKHLLENDVTGFAQCSIHEGAGRLAQVLTDQVGPYAVVLTNSGTETIEAALKHAHLERGRSHFWAVQGAFHGKTLGAVQLTWSYHKPFTGLGPPVRFLNPDDPEDWRDAEKEAANVAAAFIEPIQGEGGIHPLGPPFTEWLSATCAEHSIPIVADEIQTGMGRTGTFLASEVLGIVPDYICLGKALGAGIAKIGALLIKRDRFLSEFSMIHSSTFAEDDWSCLIAAKALEIMTRDDLPRCCAEAGNYLLVELESLRKCFPDQIREVRGRGLIVGVELQKQATMASPTLHMISESGHLGYVAAAYLLNVHKIRVLPTLSDPMTLRVEPSAYIQREQLDHFVDGLRAYCQAVAASDFAHLIRHRVGLAANPLTNYSHIRRYKRDEPRTPRRVAFLGHLITPDDARACEPSFEQLSSSQLETFLDESGRLLEPTILHQENLCSALGTEVHLSFIALSLATKQFVKARADRDGAWIMSKIKSAAELAKEAGCQVLGLGGYTSIMTGNCLRLKVKGIALTSGNSLTVGMGVRALKSAAHRNGVDLRRSRMGVVGALGNIASTYALWMAPEVREVLLIVRDPKSVRVAHMKEQLRRAAPGTLLEVTSDLTALRHCSLIVSASNAGGGLIQPEQLGPAPVLICDIAVPADVSLRVRDCRPDVIVLQGGVVRLPLSDSFYIPGVPLEPGYVFACLAETLLMGLESVTSHGSYGEVTIEGVRNALALADKHGFALGALQTPFGTDSIIPQSAEGRLVR, from the coding sequence ATGAACCCATACGGACACCACTGTCGGCCGCTCCTGGTTCAGCTCCTCGAAGGCCTGGGACTTGACGCCAGCTACGAACGGTCAAAGGGAGATTATTTGTGGCGGCGCGAAGGCGAGCACCTCACCCGCGTCCTTGATCTCGTCGGCGGTTACGGCGTCAACCTGTTCGGCCATTTGCATCCAGAGATCGTGACGTACGCAAAGCACCTTCTCGAGAACGACGTCACCGGGTTCGCGCAGTGCTCAATACATGAGGGGGCCGGCCGGCTGGCGCAAGTGCTGACCGATCAGGTTGGCCCATACGCTGTCGTACTGACAAACTCCGGAACCGAGACGATTGAGGCGGCCTTGAAGCATGCTCACCTTGAGCGCGGACGCTCCCACTTCTGGGCCGTTCAGGGGGCCTTTCACGGAAAGACCCTCGGGGCCGTCCAGCTTACCTGGAGCTATCATAAACCCTTTACAGGGCTTGGGCCGCCAGTTCGGTTCCTTAACCCTGACGATCCGGAGGATTGGAGAGACGCAGAAAAGGAGGCCGCGAATGTTGCGGCAGCATTCATCGAACCGATTCAAGGCGAAGGCGGGATTCACCCCCTGGGCCCGCCCTTTACTGAATGGCTCAGCGCCACATGCGCTGAACACTCTATCCCGATTGTCGCTGATGAGATTCAAACGGGAATGGGTCGCACGGGCACTTTCCTGGCCTCGGAAGTACTCGGTATAGTTCCCGATTACATCTGCCTGGGTAAGGCGCTCGGTGCTGGAATCGCGAAGATTGGCGCCTTGTTGATCAAGCGTGACCGATTCCTATCCGAGTTTTCGATGATTCACTCCTCGACCTTCGCGGAGGACGACTGGAGTTGTCTGATCGCGGCCAAGGCGCTGGAGATCATGACTCGCGACGACCTGCCGCGATGTTGCGCAGAGGCCGGGAATTATCTGCTTGTCGAGCTTGAGTCACTCCGCAAATGCTTTCCCGACCAGATACGCGAGGTTCGTGGCAGAGGGTTGATAGTCGGAGTCGAACTACAAAAACAAGCGACCATGGCATCACCCACATTGCACATGATCTCCGAGAGCGGCCACCTCGGTTACGTCGCCGCAGCCTACCTCCTCAACGTGCATAAAATACGTGTCCTGCCTACGCTGAGCGACCCGATGACGCTTCGCGTAGAGCCCTCGGCGTACATTCAACGAGAACAGCTCGACCACTTCGTTGATGGGCTCCGGGCGTACTGTCAGGCGGTGGCGGCTTCAGACTTTGCTCACCTGATTCGACACCGCGTTGGCTTGGCCGCCAACCCCTTAACCAATTACAGTCACATCCGGCGCTACAAACGCGACGAACCCCGCACCCCTCGGCGCGTCGCTTTTCTCGGACACCTAATCACACCCGATGACGCGCGGGCGTGCGAGCCATCATTTGAGCAACTGAGTAGCTCCCAACTTGAAACGTTTCTCGATGAGAGCGGGCGACTGCTGGAGCCGACCATCCTTCACCAGGAAAACCTCTGTTCCGCCCTCGGCACAGAGGTGCACCTGAGCTTCATCGCGCTGAGCCTAGCGACGAAGCAGTTCGTCAAAGCGCGGGCCGACAGGGATGGGGCTTGGATAATGAGCAAGATTAAAAGTGCGGCGGAACTAGCGAAAGAAGCCGGTTGCCAGGTCTTGGGGCTGGGCGGGTATACGTCCATCATGACGGGCAACTGCCTTCGACTGAAAGTCAAGGGTATCGCGCTCACCTCCGGGAACTCACTGACCGTCGGCATGGGAGTCCGCGCGTTGAAGTCAGCCGCGCACCGTAACGGCGTTGACCTCAGGCGGTCGCGAATGGGGGTGGTCGGGGCGCTAGGAAATATCGCAAGCACCTATGCGCTTTGGATGGCTCCGGAGGTCCGCGAGGTCCTGCTGATCGTACGCGACCCAAAATCTGTGCGCGTGGCCCATATGAAGGAGCAGCTCCGGCGGGCCGCGCCAGGAACCTTGCTAGAAGTCACCTCTGATCTCACGGCCCTGCGTCATTGTTCGCTCATTGTAAGCGCCTCGAACGCGGGAGGGGGGCTCATTCAACCCGAGCAGCTGGGCCCGGCGCCGGTTTTGATTTGCGACATCGCTGTGCCCGCCGACGTGTCTCTCAGGGTTCGAGATTGTCGGCCGGACGTGATTGTCTTGCAGGGGGGGGTTGTGCGATTGCCCTTGAGCGACTCGTTCTACATCCCAGGGGTGCCCCTGGAGCCCGGATACGTCTTCGCTTGCCTAGCGGAGACACTCCTTATGGGCCTGGAGTCAGTCACTTCTCACGGCTCTTACGGCGAAGTCACCATCGAAGGAGTCCGCAACGCGCTAGCGCTGGCCGACAAGCACGGCTTCGCGCTCGGGGCTTTACAGACTCCCTTCGGGACCGATTCGATCATCCCGCAATCAGCCGAGGGAAGGCTCGTGCGCTAG
- a CDS encoding ferritin-like domain-containing protein yields MEAAVFAYPGVGFSLVSTIRRSPDYLSRLSLVVSSARSSEIVAVDNYSEMVALMPDTEAKIEMLTQAKEECKHILLLEKLAGYVGFPICEVPGKSQWDAFRRHFHSSANKQNLAACLIIQHLMIESLAIGLYQVFASSANGDAGTQRMAASLLQDELRHLGVGVGQIQRLMREDSDRVHEALVWAHGKVMPGLFDVLDELCELLSVNGGLGCDTLVGHGGSVDLALLKLAPLNHYSLMLNQVGFERRVIDSLIAMASDRT; encoded by the coding sequence ATGGAAGCCGCAGTATTCGCCTACCCTGGGGTTGGGTTCAGCCTGGTTTCGACAATCCGACGGAGTCCCGATTACCTTAGCCGGCTTTCGCTTGTTGTGTCGAGCGCACGAAGCAGTGAGATCGTGGCGGTCGATAACTACTCCGAGATGGTGGCCTTAATGCCCGACACCGAAGCCAAAATTGAGATGTTGACTCAGGCTAAGGAAGAATGTAAACACATCCTTTTGCTGGAAAAGTTAGCCGGATATGTAGGATTTCCTATTTGCGAGGTTCCTGGCAAATCACAGTGGGATGCATTTCGCCGTCATTTTCATTCGTCGGCTAATAAGCAGAACCTGGCGGCCTGTCTTATCATTCAACACCTGATGATTGAGAGTTTGGCTATCGGTCTATACCAGGTTTTTGCCAGCTCCGCGAATGGCGACGCTGGGACACAACGCATGGCAGCAAGTCTTCTTCAAGATGAGCTGAGGCACTTGGGGGTCGGGGTCGGGCAGATTCAGAGACTGATGCGGGAGGATTCGGACAGGGTTCATGAGGCCCTGGTATGGGCACATGGCAAGGTCATGCCCGGCCTCTTCGATGTGCTGGATGAATTATGCGAACTCCTCAGCGTCAATGGCGGGTTGGGGTGTGACACCCTAGTCGGGCACGGCGGCTCCGTTGATCTCGCGCTGCTGAAGCTCGCCCCGCTTAATCATTATAGCCTTATGCTCAATCAGGTCGGCTTCGAAAGGCGGGTAATCGATTCACTCATCGCTATGGCCTCCGATAGGACATAA